From a region of the Paenibacillus lutimineralis genome:
- a CDS encoding SDR family NAD(P)-dependent oxidoreductase yields MVSKTDSFTTNTQGSPSPSDVAIVGIGCRFPDADHYDQYWDNMISHVNSVRKISRKRWETGRFGLKNEADLGWENGQFVKYCASLNDLDKFDHSFFNLSPREVTSMDPQQRMLLEETWHCLEDSGIPLEELQRMGTSVYVGVTGNDYSLAALTGGEHVDHYAGLGNFECIAANRISYFLGLHGESLSLDTACSSSLVAVHKARQNLQSGEAKYAIAAGVCLSYHPWRYVTFSKSNMMSRDGQCKAFDENADGFVQGEGVGVLLLQRLEDAIAEGSHIYGVIRGSAVNHCGASQTIAAPSMKAQMDVVETALRQAGLSAATVNYIEAHGTGTALGDPIEVEALTRVFSQYTNEKQFCTIGSVKTNIGHLASAAGMAGLIRVLLMMKHKKIPAMLNLSSLNPLLDWEYTPFRVATANADWRPVNEHTPLRAGVSGFGFGGVNAHVILESYGHESLKRSKQAEESHIFALSALNGNSLRNQIEAWKMHVHSPEVTDETIGDICKTLLSGRRHCTEHRIGAVVRGKADIEALLASATAGQGIGRAQTDLQLQLTNTVYRGYSNIKPLMEQAYISQYFEDALSAVEAAGKSKPRSGIRFYRWKKDRAAAYSFIVNYALTKALIGLGVPISLVGGEHQGELLALAISGMITPAEAYAALIGEEAVDHWNLRRPELSYIGSNVPVPINRLNIGTEYPARLREQQVEDCDSDSLRHYTQKARILSKTQFTFKKYLKDWDQALAPWGLTAEALLNDEELLTGGAPLLEKRRILLLLVAYGSLLKLNRKWDLTDRVGIRNDWLNELIQLVADEVLTREMATSLLLSEDGALEAVCGQINERQGLLHADSPYSHLYDASDHLAEILDLHVWKAQLKEQLRERGTLQTQVIRITHSGIEQASLSPSSGGLYGLNALLVKLWIAGADINWNLLYPSGSYRKRPLPGYSFERTQHWVQLRESTGAVGPGGLEIPTVSAMRTAHPMLDLDKSSPESGLFVKTLKRSDFYVGDHIVDNRVILPGVAYLELARAAGELAAGQPVKTIRDVMWVNRMEIEDICDAYIQIYHEAEFMRFQVYTLLNGVKIRHCQGKLSIADSGNRRPAAMDIAGIQARCAARISKAFCYKDVFENFIGFRYGSGFQATTEAFGGEGESLEKLDLPLHLVESFNDYELHPSIVDAALRAVTWVGGMEAYKQLRLHIPFALGEFKIYGRLTPSCYSYARLDPESAGKKAGMKRFQIFILNEQGEVLAEARDFTIRAIQPKPPILEASQVHLYTESWVETKVRKVEGGAVHVLYFGKDNGNAGKLAKALEKEQGKAARQILFVQQGPAYEFDSGGSEYMLNTARPEDYLRLFEELGNQGLRIDSIVYEWDKPEIVDEFCSIYYLFQAASQVNPKQLVRFVFVSAGSGVQVGAGMLKGLCKAFQSLYRMVQPSIVYVDDPEELPRLAAKELFANKTAYCPVVAYRKGVRSLKIIHTLEGLPLRSEGSNGFRSGGTYLITGGMGRIGLAVAEFVLAKYSANVVLVGRSALDDNRRRQLERLESLPGQVIYLDADLSDLKAGDTIVKQAKKIFGVINGVIHCAGVLGVKTLSEAVPGELPEVLLPKIHGAVGLDEATRNEKLDFFILFSSISAIIGDFGRGSYAAANSFMDQFAEWRAERVLAGERYGASLSINWPVWSEGSMQLSPVEEVQYRKQAGLERLETSTGLKLLERLAGTPLTRAIVTCGDAQVINRMMDVKEGALAREGGRGLPEFNAGVADAAHHNDRNGQKERVLNASSQRVNHAALEQTIENYLKDVVSKATGISPSQLQTDANFSKYGIDSIMIMDLNSILERDFSDLPSTLFFEYNTIGQLAGFFKEHHEEYFQTVQTDLCVLPEAKSSSAGIPAASKDIWGNSTTELVPNEALSSEPGERKHFIDEDLEPLERSSRCDIAIVGMSGQYPMADTLDEFWEILSQGKDCVTEIPAERWDYRKDFDPEKGKSNKVYTKWGAFMNDVDKFDAGFFHISPREAELMDPQERLMLQSTYHTLEDAGYAGGKVSGKKVGVFVGVMNSHYQMLGAEQYANGQLLDVRSSFASIANRISYYFNFKGPSIAVDTMCSSALVAIHMACESIRHGESELAVAGSVNTVVHPAKYIFLSDQRFGSTEGKCRAFGQGGDGYVPGEGVGAVLLKPLEAARRDGDQIYGVIKGSAINHGGKVSSYTVPNPNAQAELIEEALIKSGVHPEVINYIEAHGTGTALGDPIEIAGLTKAFKKTTSKTGYCAIGSVKSNIGHLESAAGMASLTKVLLQMKHKLLVPSILAEKLNDNIDFEKTPFFVQRSLQPWEPIIEEAPSGMVVHPLTAGISSFGAGGTNAHLILESYEPEERTPETEREQLVVLSAKTPDKLREQALKLAEYIGLHREGGNQHAASVDEYASVLEDTLWSQTDIYDKCVQVIAEVLGVNPELIDWDEDLSSLSADAVHRVAIATQLREIFQGNYDEEAFWNSRTLRELMNRYAEVGRKRRNPASPDTENYTLRLEDIAYTLQTGREMFDERTAFVCRSIAGLRDMLIRFGTGERNMTDVYTSVPGTQREMTSILFHNDTGSQFIDRILSSRNLPQIAQLWLLKVDIPWKQLHEGSAPSLISLPNYSFSKKSYWIGKGYMTQAAEQYGSESAGIDIASERLETIMDLIAVSDDAPEGLPQEVVPPESSKVEQMIEECLFRTLGEVIYTEAEGINDDIPFSELGINSVLTLELVDKLNHRLGIALHSNDLFNFNTARLLVEHILETYSTRIGLARHNEVDLNPEAALETLNPVEIGNHALTNVKINLNELELLLEES; encoded by the coding sequence ATGGTCTCTAAAACCGACAGCTTCACTACGAATACGCAAGGAAGTCCATCGCCGTCTGATGTAGCGATCGTCGGAATCGGTTGCCGCTTTCCGGATGCGGATCACTACGACCAGTATTGGGATAACATGATAAGTCATGTGAATTCCGTTCGCAAAATCAGTCGCAAACGCTGGGAGACGGGCCGTTTCGGGTTGAAGAATGAAGCCGATCTAGGCTGGGAGAATGGACAGTTCGTGAAATATTGCGCTTCATTAAATGATTTGGACAAGTTCGACCACAGTTTCTTCAATCTGTCGCCCCGCGAGGTGACCAGTATGGACCCCCAGCAGCGCATGCTTCTGGAAGAGACCTGGCATTGTCTGGAGGATTCAGGCATACCGTTGGAGGAGCTGCAACGTATGGGAACCTCTGTCTATGTAGGAGTAACGGGGAATGACTACAGCCTGGCCGCGTTGACCGGAGGGGAGCATGTGGATCATTACGCGGGCCTCGGTAATTTTGAATGCATTGCTGCCAATCGGATTTCCTATTTTTTGGGCCTGCACGGTGAAAGCCTTTCGCTGGACACGGCATGTTCTTCCTCACTAGTGGCTGTGCATAAAGCCAGGCAGAACCTGCAATCGGGAGAAGCGAAATACGCGATCGCCGCGGGTGTATGCCTGTCTTACCATCCGTGGCGTTATGTCACGTTTTCCAAGTCCAACATGATGAGCCGGGATGGCCAGTGCAAGGCTTTTGATGAAAATGCGGACGGGTTTGTGCAAGGCGAGGGCGTCGGTGTCTTGTTGCTTCAGAGGCTGGAGGATGCGATCGCCGAGGGTAGCCACATTTACGGTGTGATCCGGGGATCGGCGGTCAACCATTGCGGAGCTTCGCAAACCATTGCTGCCCCCAGCATGAAGGCACAGATGGATGTTGTTGAGACGGCCCTCCGGCAGGCGGGACTAAGCGCGGCAACGGTTAATTATATCGAAGCGCACGGCACCGGAACCGCCCTTGGCGATCCCATAGAGGTTGAGGCGCTGACTCGGGTTTTCAGCCAATATACCAATGAGAAACAGTTCTGTACGATTGGTTCGGTGAAGACCAATATCGGGCATCTGGCCAGTGCGGCCGGAATGGCCGGTCTTATCCGTGTTTTATTGATGATGAAGCATAAGAAGATTCCTGCGATGCTTAATTTGTCCAGTTTGAATCCACTGCTGGATTGGGAATACACACCGTTTAGGGTAGCTACAGCGAATGCGGATTGGCGGCCTGTCAATGAACATACCCCGCTTAGAGCGGGCGTGAGCGGCTTCGGCTTCGGCGGGGTGAATGCACACGTGATTCTTGAAAGTTATGGGCATGAGTCGTTGAAACGAAGCAAACAAGCGGAGGAAAGCCATATCTTTGCGTTATCCGCCTTGAACGGGAACAGCTTGCGCAACCAAATCGAAGCTTGGAAGATGCACGTTCATTCGCCAGAAGTTACGGACGAAACCATTGGCGATATATGCAAGACTCTACTTTCGGGAAGAAGGCATTGTACGGAGCATAGGATCGGCGCCGTTGTTCGCGGCAAGGCCGACATTGAGGCATTACTCGCCTCCGCTACCGCCGGCCAGGGAATAGGACGGGCGCAGACCGATTTGCAGCTCCAACTGACTAATACAGTGTACCGGGGGTATTCCAATATCAAGCCGCTGATGGAGCAGGCTTATATTTCGCAGTACTTTGAAGATGCGCTGTCAGCGGTTGAAGCCGCCGGTAAATCGAAGCCCAGAAGCGGTATACGGTTTTACAGATGGAAGAAGGATCGGGCTGCCGCATATTCCTTTATCGTCAATTATGCGCTGACGAAAGCGCTGATTGGCCTGGGCGTTCCAATCAGCTTGGTCGGAGGCGAGCATCAGGGGGAACTTCTGGCCCTGGCCATCAGCGGAATGATAACACCCGCAGAGGCTTATGCAGCGCTGATCGGCGAAGAGGCGGTTGACCATTGGAATTTGCGCCGCCCAGAGCTATCTTACATAGGCAGCAATGTACCTGTGCCAATTAACCGTCTAAACATCGGTACCGAATATCCTGCCCGCCTTAGGGAGCAGCAGGTGGAAGACTGCGACAGCGATTCCCTTCGGCATTATACACAAAAAGCGAGAATTCTGAGCAAGACGCAATTTACGTTCAAGAAGTACTTGAAGGATTGGGATCAGGCTCTGGCTCCTTGGGGGTTGACGGCGGAAGCGCTTCTGAACGATGAAGAGCTTCTTACAGGAGGCGCGCCTTTGCTTGAAAAACGACGCATCCTGCTGCTTCTGGTCGCCTACGGCTCACTCCTGAAGCTGAACCGGAAATGGGATTTAACTGACCGGGTCGGGATAAGGAATGACTGGCTGAACGAGCTGATCCAGCTTGTCGCCGATGAAGTGCTTACACGCGAAATGGCTACCTCGCTACTCCTATCGGAGGACGGAGCGCTTGAAGCTGTATGTGGTCAAATCAATGAACGCCAAGGCTTACTGCATGCAGATTCGCCTTATTCGCATCTCTACGATGCCAGCGATCATCTGGCTGAGATTCTGGATCTCCACGTTTGGAAGGCACAGTTAAAAGAGCAGCTTCGTGAACGAGGGACTTTACAAACCCAAGTGATCCGCATAACCCACTCAGGTATTGAGCAGGCCTCATTGTCGCCCAGTTCCGGAGGACTATACGGATTGAATGCGCTGCTAGTCAAGCTTTGGATCGCTGGAGCGGATATCAACTGGAATCTGCTCTATCCGTCGGGGAGCTACAGGAAACGGCCACTGCCGGGTTACAGCTTCGAACGGACGCAGCACTGGGTGCAGCTTAGGGAATCCACAGGCGCGGTTGGACCGGGAGGACTTGAAATACCTACGGTAAGCGCCATGCGGACGGCTCATCCCATGCTTGATCTGGACAAGTCCAGCCCCGAAAGCGGTTTGTTTGTAAAGACGCTGAAGCGGAGCGATTTCTATGTCGGCGACCATATCGTGGACAACCGGGTGATTTTGCCCGGGGTTGCCTATCTGGAGCTTGCCCGGGCAGCAGGGGAGCTTGCTGCGGGACAGCCGGTGAAGACAATCCGGGATGTTATGTGGGTGAACCGTATGGAGATTGAAGATATTTGTGATGCGTATATACAAATCTACCATGAAGCGGAGTTTATGAGGTTTCAGGTATACACCCTGCTCAACGGGGTAAAAATCAGACATTGCCAGGGTAAGCTTAGCATCGCGGATAGTGGGAACCGTAGGCCTGCCGCGATGGATATTGCCGGGATTCAAGCACGCTGTGCAGCCCGGATTTCCAAAGCTTTTTGCTACAAGGATGTGTTTGAGAACTTCATCGGTTTTCGTTACGGCTCTGGTTTTCAGGCGACGACAGAAGCATTTGGAGGAGAAGGCGAATCTCTGGAAAAGCTGGACTTGCCTCTGCACTTGGTGGAAAGCTTCAATGACTATGAATTGCACCCTTCTATTGTCGATGCAGCGCTGCGCGCCGTGACTTGGGTTGGGGGGATGGAGGCGTACAAGCAGCTCCGGCTGCATATTCCTTTCGCTCTAGGTGAATTCAAAATATACGGAAGACTGACCCCAAGCTGCTATTCTTATGCTCGGCTTGATCCAGAATCTGCCGGCAAGAAAGCGGGAATGAAACGATTCCAAATTTTTATTCTGAACGAGCAAGGTGAAGTGCTAGCGGAAGCCAGGGACTTTACAATTCGGGCGATCCAGCCGAAGCCGCCGATACTCGAAGCGAGTCAAGTCCATTTATACACCGAAAGCTGGGTAGAAACGAAGGTGCGGAAAGTCGAAGGCGGGGCAGTCCATGTCCTTTACTTCGGCAAAGACAATGGGAATGCTGGAAAATTGGCGAAAGCGCTGGAGAAGGAGCAAGGAAAAGCGGCAAGACAAATTCTGTTTGTACAGCAGGGACCTGCTTACGAGTTTGACAGCGGAGGCTCCGAGTACATGCTGAATACCGCGCGCCCTGAGGATTACCTTCGATTGTTTGAAGAATTAGGCAATCAAGGGCTTCGAATCGATTCCATCGTTTACGAATGGGACAAACCAGAAATTGTAGATGAATTCTGTTCTATTTATTACTTGTTTCAAGCAGCTTCGCAGGTCAATCCCAAGCAGTTGGTACGCTTTGTTTTTGTATCCGCAGGAAGTGGAGTGCAAGTTGGGGCTGGCATGCTCAAAGGATTATGCAAGGCTTTCCAAAGTCTGTACCGGATGGTTCAACCATCTATTGTATACGTGGATGACCCTGAGGAGCTGCCGCGGTTGGCGGCGAAGGAACTGTTTGCCAACAAAACCGCATATTGCCCAGTTGTAGCTTACCGTAAGGGTGTTCGTAGTCTGAAGATTATTCATACGCTTGAAGGGTTGCCCTTGCGTTCAGAGGGTTCCAATGGCTTCCGCAGCGGCGGAACATACCTGATTACCGGCGGAATGGGCAGGATCGGGCTGGCCGTAGCGGAGTTTGTACTTGCAAAGTATAGCGCTAACGTTGTGCTGGTTGGGAGATCGGCACTGGATGATAATCGTCGCAGACAGCTCGAGCGGCTGGAAAGTCTGCCGGGGCAGGTCATCTACCTGGATGCAGATTTATCCGACTTGAAAGCAGGCGATACAATCGTCAAGCAGGCGAAGAAGATTTTTGGCGTAATAAACGGTGTCATACACTGTGCGGGTGTACTAGGTGTCAAAACTCTGTCGGAAGCGGTACCCGGTGAACTGCCGGAGGTTCTGCTTCCTAAGATTCACGGGGCTGTGGGTCTTGATGAAGCGACGCGCAATGAAAAACTGGACTTTTTCATTCTTTTCTCATCGATTTCCGCCATTATCGGCGATTTTGGAAGAGGCAGTTATGCTGCTGCGAACAGTTTCATGGATCAATTTGCCGAATGGCGAGCGGAACGGGTTCTAGCTGGAGAACGTTACGGCGCATCCCTGTCGATCAATTGGCCGGTGTGGAGCGAGGGATCCATGCAGCTCTCTCCAGTGGAAGAAGTGCAGTATCGAAAGCAGGCCGGGCTTGAACGGCTTGAAACGAGCACGGGACTTAAGCTGCTGGAACGTTTGGCCGGGACCCCTTTGACGCGCGCCATCGTCACTTGCGGAGATGCCCAAGTGATCAACCGAATGATGGATGTAAAAGAGGGGGCATTGGCCCGGGAAGGAGGGCGCGGCTTGCCGGAATTCAACGCAGGGGTGGCAGATGCTGCTCATCATAATGATCGGAATGGACAAAAAGAACGGGTATTGAACGCTTCTTCTCAACGCGTAAACCATGCGGCTCTAGAACAAACGATTGAAAATTATCTAAAGGATGTTGTATCGAAAGCGACAGGGATTTCGCCGAGTCAATTACAAACCGATGCGAATTTCTCCAAATACGGCATCGATTCAATTATGATTATGGATTTGAATTCCATCCTTGAACGGGATTTCAGTGATTTGCCGAGTACCTTATTCTTCGAATACAACACCATAGGGCAGTTGGCGGGCTTCTTCAAGGAACATCATGAGGAATATTTCCAAACAGTGCAAACAGATCTGTGCGTATTACCGGAAGCGAAAAGTTCATCCGCTGGCATCCCAGCCGCTTCCAAAGATATATGGGGAAATTCAACAACTGAATTGGTGCCAAACGAAGCATTATCGTCAGAACCAGGGGAACGAAAACACTTCATAGATGAAGATTTAGAACCGTTGGAACGGAGTTCAAGATGTGATATCGCGATTGTCGGCATGAGCGGGCAATATCCCATGGCGGATACACTGGATGAATTCTGGGAGATCCTCAGCCAGGGCAAAGACTGTGTAACTGAGATTCCCGCTGAACGCTGGGATTACCGCAAAGACTTCGACCCGGAAAAAGGGAAGAGCAACAAGGTCTATACCAAATGGGGGGCGTTTATGAACGATGTGGACAAATTCGACGCTGGATTTTTCCATATATCCCCTAGAGAAGCTGAACTGATGGATCCGCAGGAGCGGCTGATGCTTCAGTCCACATACCATACGCTGGAGGATGCGGGTTATGCCGGAGGAAAGGTTTCCGGTAAAAAAGTTGGCGTGTTCGTGGGAGTTATGAATTCCCACTACCAGATGCTCGGTGCTGAGCAGTATGCTAACGGGCAGCTGTTGGATGTGCGTTCCTCTTTCGCTTCCATCGCGAACCGCATTTCTTATTATTTCAACTTCAAAGGTCCGAGCATAGCTGTGGATACTATGTGCTCCTCGGCACTGGTGGCAATCCACATGGCATGCGAGAGCATCCGGCACGGTGAAAGCGAGCTGGCTGTGGCTGGCAGCGTGAATACGGTCGTCCATCCCGCAAAGTATATTTTTCTGTCTGACCAAAGATTTGGTTCAACGGAAGGCAAATGCCGGGCTTTTGGGCAAGGCGGAGACGGATATGTTCCCGGCGAGGGTGTCGGGGCCGTATTACTGAAGCCGCTCGAAGCGGCCCGGCGCGATGGAGATCAGATTTACGGTGTTATCAAAGGCAGCGCTATCAATCATGGGGGGAAGGTCAGCTCCTATACGGTTCCTAATCCGAATGCCCAGGCAGAATTAATCGAGGAAGCTCTGATAAAGTCCGGAGTCCACCCGGAAGTGATTAATTATATTGAAGCACATGGCACGGGAACAGCGCTTGGTGATCCGATCGAGATTGCTGGGTTGACCAAAGCGTTCAAGAAAACGACCTCTAAAACGGGATATTGCGCCATTGGCTCAGTCAAAAGCAATATCGGTCACCTGGAATCAGCGGCTGGAATGGCTTCGCTCACCAAAGTGCTGCTGCAAATGAAGCATAAGCTTCTTGTACCGTCCATTCTGGCGGAAAAGCTGAATGACAATATCGACTTCGAGAAAACTCCGTTCTTCGTGCAGCGTTCGCTCCAGCCTTGGGAGCCGATTATCGAGGAGGCGCCATCCGGGATGGTGGTGCATCCATTGACGGCGGGGATCAGCTCTTTCGGAGCAGGCGGAACCAATGCCCACCTCATCCTAGAGTCTTATGAGCCTGAGGAGCGAACACCTGAAACGGAAAGAGAGCAACTGGTCGTGCTGTCCGCTAAGACACCGGACAAGCTAAGGGAGCAGGCGCTTAAGCTTGCGGAATATATCGGACTCCATCGTGAGGGAGGTAACCAGCACGCTGCTTCAGTAGACGAATATGCCTCCGTTCTGGAAGATACGCTCTGGAGCCAGACTGATATTTATGATAAATGCGTACAGGTTATCGCGGAAGTACTCGGCGTGAATCCCGAACTTATCGATTGGGATGAGGATTTATCCAGCCTCAGCGCAGATGCGGTGCACCGTGTTGCTATTGCTACACAGCTCCGCGAGATTTTCCAAGGTAACTATGATGAGGAAGCTTTTTGGAACAGCCGTACGTTACGGGAGTTAATGAACCGGTATGCAGAGGTAGGGCGGAAGCGCCGGAATCCTGCTTCGCCGGACACCGAGAACTATACGCTGCGGCTTGAGGATATTGCCTACACGTTGCAAACCGGGCGTGAAATGTTCGATGAGCGGACGGCCTTTGTTTGCCGCAGCATAGCGGGTCTCCGTGATATGCTAATCCGCTTTGGTACGGGTGAACGAAACATGACGGATGTTTACACCAGCGTCCCTGGAACGCAGCGGGAAATGACCTCAATTTTATTTCATAACGATACCGGCAGTCAGTTTATAGATCGAATTTTAAGTAGCAGGAACCTTCCGCAAATTGCCCAGCTGTGGCTTTTGAAGGTGGATATCCCCTGGAAGCAACTCCATGAAGGAAGCGCTCCATCCCTGATCTCACTGCCGAATTACAGCTTCAGCAAGAAAAGTTATTGGATCGGTAAAGGCTACATGACACAGGCCGCTGAGCAATACGGTTCAGAATCAGCTGGGATAGACATTGCTTCAGAACGTTTGGAAACGATAATGGATCTGATTGCGGTTAGTGATGATGCGCCGGAAGGGCTTCCCCAGGAGGTCGTCCCACCAGAGAGTAGCAAGGTGGAACAAATGATTGAAGAATGCCTGTTCCGGACGCTGGGCGAAGTCATTTACACCGAGGCCGAAGGTATTAACGACGACATTCCATTTTCGGAGTTGGGTATCAACTCAGTGTTGACCCTGGAATTGGTAGACAAGCTGAATCATCGGCTTGGCATTGCCCTGCACTCCAATGACTTGTTCAATTTCAACACGGCGCGACTGCTTGTAGAGCATATCCTAGAGACGTATTCCACTAGAATCGGGCTTGCTCGGCATAACGAAGTTGACCTAAACCCGGAAGCTGCTTTGGAAACCTTGAATCCGGTGGAAATCGGGAATCACGCTTTGACGAACGTTAAAATCAACCTAAACGAACTGGAACTACTACTGGAGGAGAGCTGA